A window of Thiocapsa bogorovii genomic DNA:
CTGCGTCTGCGCCCGAGCCCATGGCGCAGGCAACTGCCGACGAGGCGCCCGCGGAGGCCGAGGCAGCTCCGTCCCGAGTGGCCGGCGCGTCGCACTTCGCGCCCTTGCCGGCGGCGCCTGCAGCAAGTACGGCTCCACCGGAGCAGGTGTCGGAGGAGGCCGCACAAGTCCCTGCCGAGCAAGCCCCTGCCGAGAAGGTCTCTACGGTACCTGAGACTGCTCGGTTGGAGGCGGCCGGGGCCAGCCATTTCGCGCCCCTGCCGGTAGCGCCCGTGTCGGCGCCTGAATCCTTGCCGGCGGTGGAATCCGCTGCGGCCGAAACCGCTTCGGCAACTGGTCCCGAGGCCGAGGCTCCAACTGTCCCCGAGACCGAGAGTGAGGTGCCAACGGCCGATGCCGGACCGGCCGGAGAGCCGCTTCCGGTGACGCCCACGCCTCCGGCGGTCCGCCCGCCGAAAGACTATCGGATGCCGCATTTTGCGCCCCTCCCGGGTTCGAAGACGGCCGCTCCGCCGAGCCCTGAGGTGACGCCTTCCCTAGCGCATCCGACGCTTCCGAACCTTCCGGATGAGCGAGCTCCGGTCGTCGCGGCTCCGCCGGCTGCTGCGCCCGTCGAGGAGTCTGCCGTCGCCGAGGGCACGCCCGAGGAGCCGGCCGCGCCTCAGGATTCTGCGCCCACGACCCCGGACTCCCTCATTGAGGTGCCGGTGGTCGTCGTGCCGTTGGCCGCGGATCTTGCTTCCGAGCCTCCGGCGACGGCGCCCGCGCCGGCCGAAGCGCACATGATCGAGGCGGAGGTTGTCGAGGCGCCGCTGATCAAGACGCCGGCGTCCCCCGAGTCGCCTGCCGTGCCGAACGAGCCGCCGGTCGCTGCCGCACCGGCTCCGGCAGAGGCACCGGTTGCTGCGGCACCGGCTCCGACAGAGACGCCCGTCGCGGCAGAGGCTCCTGCTCCGGCAGCGGCTTCGGCAGAGGCACCTGCTGCGATAGAGGCAGCCGCTCCGGCAAAGGCACCTGCTGCGACAGAGGCAGCGGCTCCGGCAGCGGCACCTACTGCGACAGAGGCAGCCGCTCCGGCAGAGGCACCTGCTTCGGCAGAGGCCCCCGTCCCGGCGGAGGCCCCCGCCCCGACCCCGAAGCCGGCCGTTATCGCGCCGGTCGTGCCTGCCCCCGCAACGGAGGTCGTTCCGAATCCGCCCGTTGTCGAGCCGATGCCACGTTGGATGAATCACTTCGGACCCATGCGCTAGAGCGCCCTTTCCGCATCGGCCCCGCTCGATGGGCCGGTGCGGGTGTTGCCGGCCAGACGCCTGACGTCGCAGTCGCAAGGTCGACGTCGCTTTGAGGTTCCCGAGCGACACGGCGGGCCCGCGAACGCATAAGCCCCAAAAAATACGGAGAACGTGATGGAAAAGCCGCACCTCCCCAAGACGGTGACCGAAGTCGTCAAGCTCTACGATCCGCGGACTTGGCGCGAGAAGGGGCTGTGGTGGACAGCGGGGTTGTTCGTCGTCACCTACATCCTGGTGATTACGATCCTCGCGGTCTTCTGGTCGCGCTCGCCGGCGACCTTCGACGTCCGGGAAAAAGCAGCGAGCTTGGCCGGCGGCGATACCTCGACCCTTGTCACGGGCACCTACACGACGGCGGTCGCCATCGGTATCGCCGAGACCCTATTGAACAAGCCCGGCGGCTATCTGAGCAACGACTTGACCCCCCCGGGTCTGTTCCTCGACAACATCCCGAACTGGGAGTTCGGTGCCTTGACCGAGCTGCGCGACTTGGCCCGCGCGATGCGCAACGACTTCGCCCGTTCGCAGTCGCAATCGGTCGAAGATAAGGATCTTCAGGTGGCGGAACCTCAGTTCAGCTACGACTCCGAGTCCTGGATCCTTCCGTCGACCGAGTCGGAATATCGCAAAGGGGTCGAAGCGATGTACCGTTATTTCGCTCGACTCAGCGACGGAAACAAGGGGGACGGGCAGTTTTTTGCGCGGTCCGACAATCTGAGATCTTATCTCGCTGTCGTCGAAAAGCGGTTGGGCAGCCTCGCGCAACGCCTCTCATATGCCGTCGGGCAAGCGCAGCTCGATCTGTCGCTTGCCGGCGACCCGAGCGCCCGGGAGGCCCGCCCGACCGACGAGGTGATGCGCAACAAGACACCCTGGCTGGACATCGACGATGTCTTCTTTGAGGCGCGAGGCTATACCTGGGCCTTGATGCAGACCTTGCAGGCCCTGTCGATCGATTTCGAGGCCGTGCTGAAGGACAAGACCGCGCAACGATCGCTCGAAGAGATCATCCGCGAGCTCGGTAACACGCAGAATCCCATCTGGAGTCCCCTGATCCTGAACGGAACGGGATTCGGTCCGATGGGTAATCATTCGCTCGTGATGGCGTCCTACATCTCGCGTGCAAACGCGGCGATCATCGATTTGCGTAATCTCTTGGAGAAAGGCTGATCGCCGCGCGACGGCGCGGCGTGCGGCGCGCGGGATCTCAGGCCCTCGGCAGGATGATCCCGCTGTCGCGCAGGTAGGCGATCACCTCGTCGGCCAGAACATCCGGCGGGTTCCGTCCGGCATGGAGTTGAAGCTCCGGTGCGGACGGGGCCTCGTAGGGATCATCGATTCCGGTAAAGCCCTTGATCTCGCCGGCGCGCGCCTTCTTGTAGAGCCCTTTTGGGTCGCGCGTCTCGCAGATCTCAATCGGGGTATCGACGAAGACCTCGATAAAATCCCCTTCCGGCATGGCACGCCGAACCCTGTCACGGTCCGCGCGATAGGGGCTGATGAAGGCGGTGAGGGCGATGATGCCGGCTTGGGCGAAGAGGTGTGCCACCGCACCGATGCGTCGAATGTTCTCTTCGCGATCGATCGCGGAGAAGCCAAGGCCGAAACGCTGGGCGAACTCCTCGCCGTGAACGTCGCGGAGCATCCCGGGACCCGCGTTGAGTGCGTGACGGACATTGTCGCCGTCCAGCACCGCACTGTGGATGCCCTGCTGGTGGAGCCGATGGTCCAGCGTATTGGCGATCGTGCTCTTCCCCGAGCCGCTGAGCCCGGTGAACCAGAGCACACAGCCCTTGTGTCCCTTCATTGCCTCGCGATCCGAGCGAGAGACCTGATGTTCGTGCCAGGTCACATTCGTGTCGTTCATGGTCTATCCTCAAGGCGGTTTTAGATGTGGCGACCCTTCGAAGCAAGAATAATACCGTATTTGAGACTCCGGCCATGCGGCGGACGCGATACGGATCGGCGCGAAGTGGTTTGGAACGCTCTACGCGATCGACCTTGCGGCGGCGTTTTGGCGGACGCTTCGTAAGCGAACGCGAGCCGGAGCATCGCGTTCACAGTCGCGAATGGACGTCGGGCGTCGGCGTTCAGGTTGCAGATGCGCCGGACAGCGAGAACCGCGTTTCGACCGTGCCGCCGCAGCCGACGATGCACTCGTCATGCTGAGTCGTACAGATACTCATGTCCGCCGCCGGGCATGTCTCGGGCCTGACGCAAAGCGCGCCCGGCGTGGCCAGGCAGGCGTCGTGGTCCGCCGAGAGCTGCTCGGCATACATCCGACAGTCGTCCTCGCGGGTCCGTTGTCGCTGCTCGCACTGACTCCGGCTCAATTCGCAGTTTGCCAAACACGCCTGTGCTTGCGGGTCGCTGGGCGGAACCACATGTCTTTCCTGCAGGTGATTTGTGCATCCGGCGGCGGCAAGTATCGCCAAGAGGCCGATCAAAAAGCGTGGCCCGCGTGCTGATAGGATCCAGTCTGCCATCGATGATCTCAATTGGGTCGTTCAGGTCATTGTCGTCTGCGCAAGCGGCGACCGAGTAGATAGAGTAGGGCTGCGTTGATGCCGACGCCGATTGCAAGCAGCGCTAGGTTGAGTGCGGCCGAGTCGATCCCGATGAGACCGCTGATCTGATTCACAAACAGGCTCCATGGTAGCGCAAAGAGGACGAGAAAGATTCCGGATGATGGATCGCCGCCGAACAGCAGCAAGGCGATTGCACCGACCGACACGGCCAGGTAAACGACGATGAGGTTGCGTATCGCCGTCGGGATTTCGCGCTGCGCGACGCTGGTCTTACGGGGGGCTTGTGGCATGATGACCTCCTGCCGATTCGGGGACTGGACGCCGACCATGATCGAGCAGAGTCGGGCCGATTGGGGGCCCATCAGACCAAACCATTCGAACGACCGGGTCGATCGCCCGGTCGTTCGAAGACGGGCAGTGGAGAGACTCCGATGAGCAAAGGTGAAGACAAGAAGAAGGAAGCGAAGAAACAGCCGTTGAAGAACATGAAGGAGAAGCGCGCGGAGAAGAAGGCCAAGAAGGGCGGTCGCAGCGGCTGAGCGCAGACTGTACCGCGTCACCGGGATCCCGGGGCATTTGCGGATGATGTTCGCGCCGGAGGACTGCTTGTGACCGCGTCTTCCGGCGCATTCGGCTCGTCGCCCATGCAGGGAAAGACCACCAAATGGTCGGCTTCAAGCCGGATCCCGATCTCATCCCCGACGGCGTGTTGGTGATGGCTCGGGACCAAACAAAGCACCTCGGTTCCGCTCTCCAACCTCAGCTGATACAGGTATTCGGCACCGCGAAATGCGCGTTCCACGACGACCGCTCGCCTCGGGCTGGTCTCGTCATACAGCATGTCGTCGGGTCGGATCAACACCTCCGCCGTCGATCCGGGCGGCAGACCATGCGGTTTGCTTCCGGCGACGCGTCCGAGCTCCGTCTTCACGCGTGTTTCGTCCACCACGATCGCCGGGAGCAAGACGCCTTGGCCGATGAAACCGGCAACGAAACGATCGGCCGGCTCGTGGTAGAGGCCGAATCCGGTTCCCCATTGACGGATGCTGCCATCGGCGATCACGCCGATCTGATCGGCCATGGCGAAGGCCTCGAGCTGATCGTGGGTGACGAGGATCGCGGTCACGCCCTCGCGTCTGAGCAAATCCCTGACCTCGCGTGCGAGCTGCTCGCGCAGCTCGGCGTCCATGCTCGAGAAGGGCTCGTCGAGCAACAGGATCTCGGGGCGCGGTGCCATGGCGCGGGCGAGGGCGACCCGTTGCTGCATGCCTCCGGAGAGTTCGTGCGGATACAGGGATGCCGCGTGACCTAGGTCGACCAGGTCAAGGAGCTCTGCGACACGATGCTCACGCTCGGCACGCTTGAGTCCGCTCAGGCCAAACGCGACGTTGCGTGCGACCGTGAGGTGCGGGAACAACGCGAAGTCTTGAAAGACCATGCCGACCCGACGTTGCTCGGGGGGGATGGTGTGGCCGGGAACCGAGACGCGGTGTCCGTGCAACAGGACCTCGCCGCGGCTGACCGGCTCGAAACCGGCGATGGCGCGCAGCAAGGTCGTCTTGCCGCAGCCGCTCGGCCCGAGCAGACACCCGATGATGCCATGCTCGAGGACGAAGGACACATCGCGCACGATCGTGGTGTCGCCATAAGCGACGCTGACGTCTCTGACCTCAAGCTGTGTCGGCATTGCGGGACTTGGTGATGGAACGGCTCAGCAGGATAACCGGAACCAAGCCTGCAAGCACGATGGTCAGCGCGGCCGGCGCGGTGTCGGCCAAGCGCTCGTCGGAGGCCAGTTCGTAAGCGCGCACCGCGAGGGTGTTGAAATTGAAGGGCCGCAGGATCAGGGTGGCCGGGAGCTCCTTGAGCACATCGACAAAGACCAAGAGCACCGCGGTGAGCAGGCTGCCTCGGAGCATCGGGATGTGGATGCGTCGCAACACCTGTCCCGGTCGATAACCCATCGCGCGACCGGCCTCGTCCATGGACGGCCGGATGCGCCCGAGCCCCGCCTCGACGGTCTGAAGTGACACGGCCAGGAAGCGCGTTAGATACGCGAAGATCAGCGCGGCCAGGGTTCCGCTCAGCAACAGTCCGGTGGAGACGTCGAAGGTGCGGCGCATCCAGGCGTCCAAGGTATTGTCGAACCAGGCGAAGGGGATGATGACGCCGATGGCGATCACCGTACCGGGAATGGCGTAGCCGAGACCTGCGACCTTCACGGCCGCGGTGACCGTGCGGGTCGGATGCAGGCGCTTGCCGTAACCCAGCACCAATGCAAGCACCAAGGCGATCAGCGCGGCGATCGAGGCGAGCTCGAGGCTATTGCGTACCAAGCCCCAGAAGGCGGCGTCGTAGGCACCCCGGGCGATGGTCAGCGCCCAGGTTGCGAGCTGTCCCGCGGGGATAAGGAAACCCAGCATCAGAGGGGCCGCGCAAAAGACGATCGCCGCGAAGGCGCGCCAGCCGGTGAGGTGGTAACGGCGGATCGATTGATGCCGCCGACTGGTGTCATGGTATCGCGCCTGGCTGCGCGAGATCCGTTCCAGCGCAATCAGCACCAGGACGAAGCCGAGCAGCATCGCCGAGAGTTGGGCCGCGGCCGCCGCGTTGTTCAGACCGAACCAGGTGCGGAAGATCCCGGTCGTAAAGGTTTGCACGCCGAAATACTGCACCGTACCGTAATCGGCCAGGGTCTCCATCAGGGCCAGGGTCAGCCCGGCGACGATGGCCGGGCGTGCCAAGGGCAGGGCGACCGAGAAGAAGGTGCGCCAGGGGCCGTTGCCGAGTGTGCGGCTGACGTCGAGCACGCAGATCGACTGGCTGAGAAAGGCGGCTCGGCCGAGCAAATAAACATAAGGGTAGAGGACCAGGGCGAGCATCGTGGCAGCCCCTTCCAGTGAACGGATCTCGGGAAACCAATAGTCTCCGAAACCCCAGCCGGTCCAGTCCCGCAGGGTGCTCTGAACCGGACCGGCGAAATCAAGCATGCCGGTATAGGTGTAGGCGATGATGTAGGCGGGCATCGCCATGGGTAGGATCAGCGCCCACTCGAACAAGCCGCGTCCCGGAAAGCGACACATGCTTGTCAGCCAGGCCGTTCCGACGCCGCCGACCAGGGTTCCGACGGCCACGCCGAGCATCAACAGCAGGGTGTTGAGGACGTAGTCGGCGAGGACCGTGTCGACGAGGTGCTGCCAGACATCGCCGGCGGGAACCAGGACGAAGCCGACGATCACCAGGACCGGCAGCCCGGTCAAGAGTGCGATCGCGACGATGCCGGCCGACCACAACCCTCGGCGCTCATGCGTGCTCACGATCGCCTCATCTTGAAGAAGGACTGCCTCCGGGTTGCGGGTTGGGCCGCACGAGGGGGCCTGGTCAGGCCCCATTATCCCTTCTCCACCGCTCGTCCGTCTATTTCCAACCGGCGCGGTCCATCAGGCGTACGGCATCCGGACCGAGCTCACCGAGTTTGGAGAGCTGAATGTCGTCTGCTTTGAATTCGCCCCAGGACTCCAGCAGGGCGCTGACCGGCGCGCCGGGGACGACGGGGTACTCTCCGTTGACCTCCGCGTACCAGGCCTGAGAATCCGCGCTGACGAGGAATTCCGCGAGCTTGATCGCCGCATCCTTGTTCTTTGCCGCGCCGGTCATGGCGATGCCGCTGACGTTGACGTGGGCTCCGCGCCCGTCCTGATTGGGCCAGAAGACCCGGACCGCCTCCGCCGCGGACATCTGGGTCGGATCGCCCGAGGTCAGCATTCCGGCGAGATAGTAGGTATTGGCGATGGCGATATCGCATTGCCCGGCCGCTGCGGCGGCGATCTGATCTCGATCGCCGCCTTTAGGAGGACGCGCCATGTTGGCGACGAGACCCGTCGCCCACGTCTCGGTGGACTCGACCCCGTCGGCGGCGATCATGGCGGCGACCAACGACTGGTTGTAGACATTGTCCGAAGAGCGGATACAGATACGACCCTTCCATTCGGGGTCGGCGAGCGCCTCGTAGGTCGTGAGGCTGGTCGGATCGACCTTGCCCTCGACATAGAGTATGGGGCGCGCGCGCAGCGATAAACCGAACCAATGACCTTCGGGGTCACGATAGGCCTCCGGGATCGCCTCGATCAGCACCTGACTGTCGATTGGCTGGGTCACACCGGCCTCTTTGGCACGATAGAGGTTGCCGGCATCGACGGTGATCAACAGGTCGGCCGGCGAGTTGATCCCCTCGCTCTCAAGGCGCTTGAGCAAGGTCTCGGCCTTGTCCGTGACCATATTGACCTTGATGCCGGTCTGCTCCGTGAAACGGTCCAGCAAGGGTTTAATCAGCTCTTCCTTGCGCGCCGAGTAGAGGTTGACCTCCTCTTCGGCCGAGGCGATGCCCGGCGGGATGGCGAAGAGGAGTGCCGCGGCGATCCCGCCGGTGACCGAGGAGATGAGATAGCGTGATGGCGTCATGCAGTAAGGCCTCCTGATGGCCGAGTGTGGGTTGTGGTCGCGATCGTTTTCCGTCCGACATTTATAATAATGGGAACGCTTCGCATTAACAAGTCTGCACTGAATGCGTTGCTAAAATTCGAATATAATCGCGTCATTATTTGAGTGTCGGCGCAGAAACCCTTGAAACCGGGGTGCTGCGCTCGGACATGAGTGACGTCGAGTCTCAAGCCCAGCCAGCCCGATGTGTCCTAGATGTCCTGCGGAATGTTGAATCCCGCCGCGAAGGGCGTATAGTAAATACCCAGTAAAACGCTCAAGAAAACGGAGCCAGGAGAGATGACCTCAACCCAAGCTGTCGACGATATCGTCCGATCCGAGTACGAGCATGGTTTCGTGACCGAGATCGAGTCCGATACCCTGCCGCCCGGTCTGGACGAAGGGGTGGTGCGTGCCATCTCCGCTCGCAAGGGCGAACCTGAGTTCATGACCGAGTGGCGCCTCAAGGCGTACCGGCATTGGTTGACCATGCCGACGCCGCACTGGGCCTCGGTCCACTATCCGCCGATCGATTTCCAGGCGATCTCTTACTTCTCGGCCCCGAAGCGCCCGGAAGACATGCCGAAGAGTCTCGACGAGATCGATCCGGCCTTGCTCGAGACCTATGAAAAGCTAGGCATCCCGATCGAGGAGCAAAAGGCGCTCGCCGGGATTGCAGTGGATGCGGTGTTCGACAGCGTTTCGGTCGCGACGACCTTCCGTTCCGCGTTGGCCGACGCAGGCGTCATCTTCTGCTCCATCTCCGAGGCGGTCCACGATCACCCGGAGCTGATCCAGAAGTATCTCGGCTCGGTGGTTCCGCATACCGACAACTACTATGCGGGACTCAACGCGGCGGTCTTCAGCGACGGCACCTTCGTCTACGTCCCCGAGGGCGTGCGCTGCCCGATGGAGCTCAGCACGTACTTCAGGATCAACGCACGCAACACGGGCCAGTTCGAGCGCACCCTGATCGTGGCCGAAGCCGGAAGCTATGTCAGCTACCTCGAAGGCTGCACTGCACCGCAGCGCGACGAGAACCAGCTCCATGCGGCGGTCGTCGAGCTGATCGCCATGGACGACGCCGAGATCAAGTACTCGACGGTGCAGAACTGGTATCCGGGCGACGCTCAAGGACGCGGCGGTATCTACAACTTCGTCACCAAGCGCGGCGACTGTCGCGGTGCGCGCTCGAAGATTTCATGGACACAGGTCGAAACGGGATCCGCGATCACTTGGAAGTACCCCAGCTGCATCCTGCGCGGCGACGACTCGATCGGCGAGTTCTACTCGGTCGCCGTCACGAAAGGCCGTCAGCAGGCGGATACCGGCACCAAGATGATTCACCTTGGGCGCAACACCCGCTCGACCATTGTCTCCAAGGGGATCTCGGCGGGAGAGGGTCAACAGACCTATCGCGGCCTGGTGCGGATCAGTCAGCGGGCCGAGGGCGCGCGCAACCATACGCAATGCGACTCTCTGCTGATCGGTGACCGCTGCGCCGCCAATACCTTTCCGTATATCGAGGTCAAGCACCCGAGCGCCAATCTCGAGCACGAGGCGACCACCTCGAAGATCAGCGACGACCAGCTGTTCTACTGCCGCTCGCGCGGACTCACCGAGGAAGACGCGGTCTCGATGATCGTCAACGGCTTCTGCAAGGAGGTCTTCAACGAGCTGCCGATGGAGTTCGCAGTCGAGGCGCAGAAGCTCTTGAGTATCAGCTTGGAAGGCGCGGTCGGTTGAACCTACTGAACCGCGTTCGGATAATCATGCGGAATCGGCACACGCGCTCGGTCTCGCAGCGATAGACGCACTTCGCGCGACGGGGTTCAAGTCTTTAAAACGAGATTAAACATATCGATCGCGTCAGCTCGGATGTTGACTCTTCGACCCTCAGCTCGATCCAATCAGAGAATTGAGCATGGCCTGCCGGACGCGATCGATCAGGAGACTTATGATGTTGTCTGTCAAGGGCCTGCGGGCCAATGTCGGTGAGAACGAGATCCTCACGGGGCTCGATCTGGAGGTCGGTCCCGGCGAGATCCACGCCATTATGGGTCCGAACGGTTCGGGTAAGAGCACCTTCTCGCATGTCCTGTCGGGACGCGAGGGTTACGAGGTCACGGCCGGCTCGGTCACCTTCGAGGGGCAGGATCTGCTTGCGCTCGAGCCTGAGGAGCGCGCGCATCTAGGCGTCTTCCTGGCCTTTCAGTATCCGGTCGAGCTGCCCGGCGTCAACAACACCTATTTCCTCAAGGCGGCGCTCAACAGCATCCGCAAGGCCCGCGGCGAGAGCGAGTTGGATGCGGTGTCGTTTCTGCGTCTCATCAAGGAGAAGCTGAAGATCCTGCATCTGAACGACTCTTTGCTGAAGCGCGCAGTCAACGCCGGATTCTCCGGCGGGGAGAAGAAGCGCAACGAGATCTTCCAGATGGCACTGCTCGAGCCCAAGCTTGCGATCCTGGACGAGACCGATTCCGGGCTGGACATCGACGCGCTTCGCGTGGTGGCCGACGGCGTGAATGCGCTGCGCAGCCCCGATCGCTCGATGATCGTCGTCACCCACTATCAGCGTTTGCTCGACTACATCGAGCCCGATCGTGTCCATGTCCTTGCGAAAGGCCGGATCATCCGCTCCGGCGGCAAGGAGCTGGCTCTGGAGCTTGAGGAGAAGGGATACGGCTGGATCCTCGAGCAGGAGCAGGCGGCATGAATGGCGCAGCGTCCACCAGTTTCGACACCTGGCTATCCGCCCGGACGGACGGTGAGATCGGTGCCGGGCTCGATTGGCTTGAGGCGCATCGGCGCAACGCCCTGGACCAAGTGCGCGAGCAAGGCGTTCCGGGCACCAAGCAGGAAGCGTGGCGCTACACCAGTCTGAAGCGACTGATCGAGCAGGGGTTCGCTCGGGTCGAGGACGAGGTCACGGCGCTGCAGCTGATCGACATTGAGGAGCTGCTGATCCCCGAGTTGGACAGCCATCGTGTCGTGATGGTGAACGGACGCTATACGCCGTCGTTGTCGGCACTCGGCGACCTCCCGCGTGGTGTTCGCGTGACCGGTCTGCGGGCCCTGCTCGCAAGCGATCCGGACGCCCTGCGAGAGCGTCTCAACGGCGTAGCCGGCGAGAGCCAGCCGTTGTTTGCGGCACTCAACACGGCGGGTCTGGACGACGGGCTCGTGGTCTTGCTCGACCGAGGTGCGATCCTCGAGCGCCCGATCGAGCTGATCCATCTCTCCGTCGGGATGGACGAGCCGCGCGTTGCACAACCCCGTCACCTGGTTTCGCTTGCCGACGGTGCGCAGGCGACACTGATCGAGCGTTATGTGAGCCTCGGGGAGTCACTCTACTGCACCAACTCGGTCCTGGAACTATCGCTGGGTCGAGACGCCGTGCTGAAGCACGACCGCATCCAGATCGAGAGCCCGAACGCCTTCCACATCACGGGCCTCTACCTGAACCAAGACGCCAATAGTCGTTATGTCGGCGTCAACATCGGTCTGGGTGGAGCCTGGGCGCGCACCGATCTGGTGACCCGCTTCAGTGGGCAGCACGCCGAATGCGACCTTCAGGGACTCTATCTCGCGGGCGATCGTCAATTAATCGACTACCACATCGACGTGGATCACGCGGTTCCGGCGTGTTCGAGCCGCGAGACCTTCAAGGGCATCCTCTACGGCAAGGGTCGAGCGGTCTTTGACGGTCGGGTTGTGGTGGCAAAGGATGCGCAGAAGACCGACGCGGCCATGTCCAACAAGAACCTCATGCTGTCCGAGAACGCCGAGGTCGATACCAAGCCGCAGCTCGAGATCAACGCCGACGATGTGAAATGCAGCCACGGCACGACGGTTGGCCAAATCGAACCCGAGAAGCTGTTTTATCTGCGATCGCGCGGCATCTCCGCGCCGCTTGCACGTCGCATGCTGTGTTTGGGATTCGCCGAGGAGATCATCGATGCTCTGCACAGCGATGCACTGCGCGAAGCGGTGTCGGAGGAGGTCGGGCGACGGCTCGAAACCGCTCCCCTGACCTAAGACGGGGTTCACTCAGGCGGGGTTCAGGGTGTTTTTCGAGAAATGATCCGAAGAGGGCATCGGTACGGACTCCGGGAGAACTTGAGTCGTTGCGGTTCAGAGTCCGAGAACTTAATGACTTGAACCGCGTCCGCTCCGGAGGCGTCGGCTCGACAAGGGTCGAGCCGATCGAAGACATCTCATGTCGCGCCCGACGCGGTCCAACTGAAAATTGTAGTCAAGAGGTCGAGCATGAACAGACTGGCCCGCTTCGCCGGCTTCGGTAAGCATGACGAGGACAATGCGAACACGGCCGTTCTCACGGAGGACGTTCCCGTCGAGCAGATGAACGCCGAGGAGCTCAGGGATCCGATTATCGAGGCGCTTCGCACGGTGCAGGATCCCGAGATCCCCATCAACATCTATGACTTGGGTCTGATCTATCGAGTCGACATCTCGCCGGTCGGCGACGTCTCAATCGACATGACGCTGACCGCGCCGGCCTGCCCGGTTGCCGGCATGATGCCGATCATGGTCAAGGATGCAGTCTCGAAGGTCGAGGGTGTGGGTCAGGTTCAGGTCGAGCTGGTGTGGGATCCGCCGTGGAGTCAGGCACACATGAGCGACGAGGCACGCCTCCAGCTCGGTTTGATGTGACCGCAGCCGCCGTCAGGTCCTCAATAGACACAAGGGGACTCGAAGCTCGGCCTCGCTGAGCCCTCCGTGAACCCCGATCTGCTGATGTGGCTGCTCGAAAGGCAGCCACTGTCGAATCACACCGTTGGCCTTCGGAAGCAGACAGACATCCCCGACACGCTCCATGAAGCGCACATGCTGCCTCCCGGTGCCGAAAAGCCCCTCCTCGACGAGCTGTTCGCTCGCCACCAAGTCGACTCGGTTCACCAAGACATCGCTGCAATAAGCGCGAAAGGCGTCCGCATGGCCGGAGCGCAAATAGCAAAAAGCCGCACGCGGCTCGCCGCACAGCGGAAGTAAGAGGTGGCTTTCGAGCTCGGGATGATCGGCGAGGTCGATCGCATCCGCGGCAGAGGTATCCAATTGGCCGTGATCCGCGCTGATCAACAGCAGGCTGTCCGTGTCGGTGATGTCATGCATGAAGGTCGCGATCTCCTGCTCGATCGCGAGCAGGTGTGCCTGCGCGGCTGGGCTCTCCATCCCATGCTCGTGACCGATGGCGTCCAGTCCTGGCCAGTACAGATAGAGAT
This region includes:
- the sufC gene encoding Fe-S cluster assembly ATPase SufC; this encodes MLSVKGLRANVGENEILTGLDLEVGPGEIHAIMGPNGSGKSTFSHVLSGREGYEVTAGSVTFEGQDLLALEPEERAHLGVFLAFQYPVELPGVNNTYFLKAALNSIRKARGESELDAVSFLRLIKEKLKILHLNDSLLKRAVNAGFSGGEKKRNEIFQMALLEPKLAILDETDSGLDIDALRVVADGVNALRSPDRSMIVVTHYQRLLDYIEPDRVHVLAKGRIIRSGGKELALELEEKGYGWILEQEQAA
- the sufD gene encoding Fe-S cluster assembly protein SufD: MNGAASTSFDTWLSARTDGEIGAGLDWLEAHRRNALDQVREQGVPGTKQEAWRYTSLKRLIEQGFARVEDEVTALQLIDIEELLIPELDSHRVVMVNGRYTPSLSALGDLPRGVRVTGLRALLASDPDALRERLNGVAGESQPLFAALNTAGLDDGLVVLLDRGAILERPIELIHLSVGMDEPRVAQPRHLVSLADGAQATLIERYVSLGESLYCTNSVLELSLGRDAVLKHDRIQIESPNAFHITGLYLNQDANSRYVGVNIGLGGAWARTDLVTRFSGQHAECDLQGLYLAGDRQLIDYHIDVDHAVPACSSRETFKGILYGKGRAVFDGRVVVAKDAQKTDAAMSNKNLMLSENAEVDTKPQLEINADDVKCSHGTTVGQIEPEKLFYLRSRGISAPLARRMLCLGFAEEIIDALHSDALREAVSEEVGRRLETAPLT
- the sufB gene encoding Fe-S cluster assembly protein SufB; this translates as MTSTQAVDDIVRSEYEHGFVTEIESDTLPPGLDEGVVRAISARKGEPEFMTEWRLKAYRHWLTMPTPHWASVHYPPIDFQAISYFSAPKRPEDMPKSLDEIDPALLETYEKLGIPIEEQKALAGIAVDAVFDSVSVATTFRSALADAGVIFCSISEAVHDHPELIQKYLGSVVPHTDNYYAGLNAAVFSDGTFVYVPEGVRCPMELSTYFRINARNTGQFERTLIVAEAGSYVSYLEGCTAPQRDENQLHAAVVELIAMDDAEIKYSTVQNWYPGDAQGRGGIYNFVTKRGDCRGARSKISWTQVETGSAITWKYPSCILRGDDSIGEFYSVAVTKGRQQADTGTKMIHLGRNTRSTIVSKGISAGEGQQTYRGLVRISQRAEGARNHTQCDSLLIGDRCAANTFPYIEVKHPSANLEHEATTSKISDDQLFYCRSRGLTEEDAVSMIVNGFCKEVFNELPMEFAVEAQKLLSISLEGAVG
- a CDS encoding SUF system Fe-S cluster assembly protein codes for the protein MNRLARFAGFGKHDEDNANTAVLTEDVPVEQMNAEELRDPIIEALRTVQDPEIPINIYDLGLIYRVDISPVGDVSIDMTLTAPACPVAGMMPIMVKDAVSKVEGVGQVQVELVWDPPWSQAHMSDEARLQLGLM